The Lucilia cuprina isolate Lc7/37 chromosome 5, ASM2204524v1, whole genome shotgun sequence genome includes a window with the following:
- the LOC111683347 gene encoding cuticle protein 16.5-like yields the protein MFKFIAVCFFALLAVAAAKPGVVAPLAYTAPVAAAYTSPLAYSAPLTYAAAPSAAVVGHASYVAPYASTYNAHHIAHSAAFPAAYASAPVVAAAPVATPFATPLFLKK from the exons atgttcaaattc ATCGCTGTCTGCTTCTTCGCTTTGTTGGCTGTTGCTGCCGCTAAACCCGGTGTTGTAGCTCCTTTGGCTTATACTGCTCCTGTTGCCGCTGCTTACACTTCTCCCTTGGCCTACTCTGCTCCTTTGACTTATGCTGCTGCTCCCTCCGCCGCTGTTGTTGGTCATGCTTCTTACGTTGCTCCTTATGCTTCCACCTATAATGCCCACCATATTGCTCACTCTGCTGCTTTCCCTGCCGCTTATGCTTCTGCTCCAGTTGTAGCCGCTGCCCCTGTTGCTACTCCCTTCGCTACACCACTTTTCTTGAAAAAGTAA
- the LOC124420113 gene encoding cuticle protein 16.5-like, which yields MFKFIAVCFFALLAVAAAKPGVVAPLAYTAPVAAAYTAPLTYAAAPAVVGHASYVAPYASTYNAHTVAHSAAFPAAYAAAPVVAAAPVAAPVVRAAYAATPVVHAAPVAAPLLLKK from the exons atgttcaaattc ATCGCTGTCTGCTTCTTCGCTTTGTTGGCTGTTGCCGCTGCTAAACCCGGTGTTGTTGCTCCTTTGGCCTACACTGCTCCCGTAGCTGCTGCTTACACCGCTCCTTTGACTTATGCTGCTGCTCCCGCTGTTGTTGGTCATGCTTCTTATGTTGCTCCTTATGCCTCAACCTATAACGCCCACACCGTTGCCCACTCTGCTGCCTTCCCTGCCGCTTATGCTGCTGCTCCAGTTGTAGCTGCTGCCCCTGTTGCTGCTCCAGTTGTACGTGCCGCTTATGCTGCCACTCCTGTAGTACACGCCGCCCCTGTTGCCGCTCCTCTTTTGTTGAAGAAATAG
- the LOC111683349 gene encoding cuticle protein 38-like produces the protein MFKFIAVCFFALLAVAAAKPGLVAPLAYSAPLTYAAAPAVVGHASYVAPYASTYNAHHIAHSAAFPAAYAAAPVVAAHYAAAPVVSAAYAAPLATPFAAPVLLKK, from the exons atgttcaaattc ATCGCTGTCTGCTTCTTCGCTTTGTTGGCTGTTGCTGCCGCTAAACCCGGTTTAGTAGCTCCTTTGGCTTACTCTGCTCCCTTGACTTATGCCGCCGCTCCCGCTGTTGTTGGTCATGCTTCTTATGTAGCTCCTTATGCCTCCACCTACAATGCTCACCATATTGCTCACTCTGCTGCCTTCCCTGCTGCTTATGCTGCTGCTCCCGTTGTAGCTGCTCATTACGCCGCCGCTCCCGTAGTAAGCGCTGCTTATGCTGCTCCTCTTGCCACTCCCTTCGCCGCCCCCGTTTTGTTGAAGAAGTAA
- the LOC111683343 gene encoding cuticle protein 38-like, whose protein sequence is MFKFIAVCFFALLAVAAAKPGLVAPLAYSAPLTYAAAPAVVGHASYVAPYASTYNAHHVAHSAAFPAAYAAAPVVAAHYAAAPVVSAAYAAPLATPFAAPVLLKK, encoded by the exons ATGTTCAAATTC ATCGCTGTCTGCTTCTTCGCTTTGTTGGCTGTTGCTGCCGCTAAACCCGGTTTGGTAGCTCCTTTGGCTTACTCTGCTCCCTTGACTTATGCCGCTGCTCCCGCTGTTGTTGGTCATGCTTCATATGTAGCTCCTTACGCCTCCACCTATAATGCCCACCATGTTGCTCACTCTGCTGCCTTCCCTGCCGCTTATGCTGCTGCTCCCGTAGTAGCTGCTCATTACGCTGCTGCTCCCGTTGTAAGTGCTGCTTATGCTGCTCCTCTTGCCACTCCCTTCGCCGCCCCCGTTTTGTTGAAGAAGTAG
- the LOC124420147 gene encoding pupal cuticle protein C1B-like, with translation MFKFIAVCFFALLAVAAAKPGVVAPLAYTAPVAAAYTAPLAYSAPLTYAAAPAVVGHASYVAPYASTYNAHHIAHSAAFPAAYAAAPVVHAAPVAAAPLFLKK, from the exons atgttcaaattt attgcTGTCTGCTTTTTCGCTTTGTTGGCTGTGGCTGCTGCTAAACCCGGTGTTGTTGCTCCTTTGGCATATACTGCTCCCGTTGCCGCTGCTTACACCGCACCCTTGGCTTACTCCGCTCCTTTGACTTATGCCGCTGCTCCCGCTGTTGTTGGTCATGCTTCTTACGTAGCTCCTTATGCCTCCACCTACAATGCCCACCATATTGCTCACTCTGCTGCCTTCCCTGCCGCTTATGCCGCTGCTCCCGTAGTACATGCTGCCCCTGTTGCCGCCGCTCCTCTTTTCTTGAAGAAATAG
- the LOC111683342 gene encoding pupal cuticle protein C1B-like gives MFKFIAVCFFALLAVAAAKPGLVAPLAYSAPLTYAAAPAVVGHASYVAPYASTYNAHHIAHSAAFPAAYASAPVVAAHYAAAPVVSAAYAAPLATPFAAPVLLKK, from the exons atgttcaaattc ATCGCTGTCTGCTTCTTCGCTTTGTTGGCTGTTGCTGCCGCTAAACCCGGTTTGGTAGCTCCTTTAGCTTACTCTGCTCCCTTGACTTATGCCGCTGCTCCCGCTGTTGTTGGTCATGCTTCTTATGTAGCTCCTTATGCCTCTACCTACAATGCCCACCATATTGCTCACTCTGCTGCCTTCCCTGCCGCTTATGCTTCTGCTCCCGTAGTAGCTGCTCACTATGCCGCTGCTCCCGTTGTAAGTGCTGCTTATGCTGCTCCTCTTGCCACTCCCTTTGCCGCCCCTGTTTTGTTGAAGAAGTAA
- the LOC111683340 gene encoding cuticle protein 38-like: MFKFIAVCFFALFAVAAAKPGVVAPLAYSAPLAYTAPAAAVVGHASYVAPYASSYNAHSVAHSAAFPAAYAAAPVVAASPYVASPYVASPYVASPYVAASAPLLLK; encoded by the exons ATGTTCAAATtc ATCGCTGTCTGCTTCTTTGCTTTGTTTGCTGTTGCTGCCGCTAAACCTGGTGTTGTAGCTCCTTTGGCTTATAGCGCTCCCTTGGCTTACACAGCTCCTGCCGCCGCTGTTGTTGGTCATGCTTCTTATGTAGCTCCCTATGCCTCCAGCTACAATGCCCACTCTGTTGCTCATTCTGCCGCCTTCCCTGCCGCTTATGCTGCTGCTCCTGTCGTAGCTGCTTCTCCTTATGTTGCCTCTCCTTATGTTGCATCTCCTTATGTTGCCTCTCCTTATGTTGCTGCCTCAGCTCCCTTGCTCTTGAAGTAA